From Anomaloglossus baeobatrachus isolate aAnoBae1 chromosome 3 unlocalized genomic scaffold, aAnoBae1.hap1 SUPER_3_unloc_1, whole genome shotgun sequence, a single genomic window includes:
- the LOC142258710 gene encoding uncharacterized protein LOC142258710, translating into MQNAADTMEKGEMDVRGDERSRDLSTDDGTRSSTQNAKGSESNKEAKPYSCSECEKCFTQKSKLITHERIHTGEKPYSCAECGKCFTQKSNLITHERIHTGEKPYSCSECEKCFVHKSGLVKHERIHTGEKIYSCSECEKCFVQKSGLVKHERIHTGEKPYSCSECGKCFAQKSDLVTHERIHTGEKPYSCSECGKCFAQKSDLVTHERIHTGEKPYSCSECGKCFDRKSNLVTHERIHTGEKPYSCSECGKCFDRKSNLFTHERIHTGVKPCSCSECGKCFALKPNLVKHLRIHTGEKPYSCSECGKCFADKSDFITHERNHTGEKPYSCSECGKCFAQKSDLVTHERIHTGEKPYSCSECGKCFDRKSNLITHERIHTGVKPYSCSECGKCFALKPNLVKHLRIHTGEKPYSCSECGKCFAQKSYLVTHERIHTGEKPYSCSECGKCFAQKSDLVTHERIHTGEKPYSCSECGKCFDRKSNLVTHERIHTGEKPYSCSECGKCFDRKSNLITHERIHTGVKPYSCSECGKCFALKPNLVKHLRIHTGEKPYSCSECGKCFDRKLNLITHDRIHTGVKPYSCSECGKCFAWKSLLIRHERIHTGVKP; encoded by the coding sequence atgacggtaccaggagttccacacagaatgctaagggaagtgaaagtaacaaagaagcaaagccatattcatgttcagaatgtgagaaatgttttactcagaaatcaaaactcattacacatgagagaattcacacaggagagaagccttattcatgtgcagaatgtgggaaatgttttactcagaaatcaaatcttattacacatgagagaattcacacaggagagaagccttattcatgttcagaatgtgaaaaatgttttgttcacaaatcaggtcttgttaaacatgagagaattcacacaggagagaagatatattcatgttcagaatgtgaaaaatgttttgttcagaaatcaggtcttgttaaacatgagagaattcacacaggagagaagccatattcatgttcagaatgtgggaaatgttttgctcagaaatcagatcttgttacacatgagagaattcacacaggagagaagccatattcatgttcagaatgtgggaaatgttttgctcagaaatcagatcttgttacacatgagagaattcacacaggagagaagccatattcatgttcagaatgtgggaaatgttttgatcggaaatcaaatcttgttacacatgagagaattcacacaggagagaagccatattcatgttcagaatgtgggaaatgttttgatcggaaatcaaatctttttacacatgagagaattcacacaggagtgaagccatgttcatgttcagaatgtgggaaatgttttgctttaaaaccaaatcttgttaaacatttgagaattcacacaggagagaagccatattcatgttcagaatgtgggaaatgttttgctgacaaatcagattttattacacatgagagaaatcacacaggagagaagccatattcatgttcagaatgtgggaaatgctttgctcagaaatcagatcttgttacacatgagagaattcacacaggagagaagccatattcatgttcagaatgtgggaaatgttttgatcggaaatcaaatcttattacacatgagagaattcacacaggagtgaagccatattcatgttcagaatgtgggaaatgttttgctttaaaaccaaatcttgttaaacatttgagaattcacacaggagagaagccatattcatgttcagaatgtgggaaatgttttgctcagaaatcatatcttgttacacatgagagaattcacacaggggagaagccatattcatgttcagaatgtgggaaatgttttgctcagaaatcagatcttgttacacatgagagaattcacacaggagagaagccatattcatgttcagaatgtgggaaatgttttgatcggaaatcaaatcttgttacacatgagagaattcacacaggagagaagccatattcatgttcagaatgtgggaaatgttttgatcggaaatcaaatcttattacacatgagagaattcacacaggagtgaagccatattcatgttcagaatgtgggaaatgttttgctttaaAACCTAATCTTGTTAaacatttgagaattcacacaggagagaagccatattcatgttcagaatgtgggaaatgttttgatcgGAAATTAAATCTTATTACACATgacagaattcacacaggagtgaagccatattcatgttcagaatgtgggaaatgttttgcttggaaatcacttcttattagacatgagagaattcacacaggagtgaagccatag